TATTTTAACCGATCCGACAACAGGTGGGGTGACCGCTTCTTTTGCTATGGAAGGGGATATTATCCTAGCGGAGCCACAGAGTTTGGTTGGTTTTGCTGGACGTCGTGTTATCGAAAATACAGTTCGTGAGACCTTGCCGGATGACTTCCAAAAGGCAGAATTTCTGCTTGAACATGGATTTGTTGATGCAATTGTCAAACGGAGAGAATTGCCTGAAACAATTGCTAAATTAGTAAGATTGCATGGAGGAAGTCGCGGATGAATATTGCAAAAATAGTCAGAGAGGCACGCGAGCAAAGTCGCTTGACAGCCCTTGATTTTGCCAATGGCATCTTCGATGAGTTTATCGAATTGCATGGAGATCGCTCTTTCCGAGATGATGGTGCGGTCATTGGTGGAATTGGCTGGTTAGGTGACCAAGCAGTCACAGTCGTCGGTATCCAAAAAGGGAAGAGTCTTCATGATAACCTCAAACGAAATTTTGGGCAACCTCATCCAGAAGGCTATCGTAAGGCTCTTCGCCTGATGAAACAGGCAGAAAAGTTTGGCCGTCCAGTTGTGACTTTTATCAATACGGCGGGTGCTTACCCAGGTGTTGGAGCCGAGGAACGTGGACAAGGTGAAGCAATTGCCCGAAACCTGATGGAAATGAGTGACCTCAAGGTTCCAATCATTGCGATTATTATCGGTGAAGGTGGATCTGGTGGGGCCCTAGCTCTAGCCGTAGCTAACCGTGTCTGGATGTTAGAAAACTCAATCTACGCCGTACTTAGCCCTGAAGGATTTGCCTCTATCCTTTGGAAGGATGGAAGTCGTGCTATGGAAGCGGCGGAGTTGATGAAAATCACTTCACATGAACTCCTAGAAATGGGAATCGTAGACAAGGTAATCTCAGAAGCAGGGCTGTCAAGTAAAGAACTGCTAGGTTGCGTTAAAAATGAATTGCGTGCAGAACTAGATAGATTGCAAGAACTACCACTCGACCAACTTATCGAAGAACGTTACCAACGCTTTAGAAAATACTAAGAAAACTTAAAAGCTAGAACAATTTGTTCTAGCTATTTTGATAATAGAGCATGGATAAACATGAATACTCTAGATAAATAAGAAAAACAATCAATGGTCTATCCTCTATATTGCCCTAATAGAGAGTTTACCATTAGGAGAGAAAGAATGAAAAAGACAATACATTTAGGAATCTGTATGATTTTAATGTTCCTGTACATTTATTTAACGCCATTAGGGGCTATAACTCTAGCTAGAACCTTTGGTTTAGGAATGGACAGCTATATAATCTTCCTAGTTGGAGAAGTGTTGCTTATTTTCTTTTTATTCGTTTTGTGGTTGAAAAAGAAGAAGATGCTCTTTATCTTCGACAAAAAGGGTTGGTGCTGGTCTTATCTCGCTTTCTTAGTGGCTTGTTTCCTTATCTATTCTTTTTTAAATGGATTTAGAATGCAGAATATTCGATTGATTGACCATAGCTTTATTTTCCAAGACCTTCTTTCAGAACTTTACTTAAACGGGAGAGAAACGACTCTATCAAGTCTTATATTTTTAATCTTTAACATTTCGATTGTACCTGTTGTTGAGGAGACAATCTATAGGGGTTATTTTATGAATACCTTCTTTCCGAAGTCGGAGTTTTATTTGGATGTGATCTTGTCTTCTTTCATCTTCGGGCTCAGTCACTTAGTTCTATCTCATCGTGACCCCATCAGTCTCATCATTTATAGTATTCTTGGTCTTCTATTTACAGTTGTTTATCGAGTTACGGGTAGTCTTCGGTTTACCATTGTTTGTCATAGTTTCTATAATGCAATTCCCTATGCTCCGTCGATCTTATTTTATATCTATTATTTGATTTTTAGATAGTAGGAAGTTAGGAGATAAAGAAAAAAGCGTTTGATATCTGTCAAACCTTTTTCTAATTTGATGGGGAGATAGAGAAATCTCTTTTATCAATTTCTTATTTCTCAATGAGTAACGCTACCATTTAGGGTGAAAAATTGACAGTTGAGGAGATAGACTATAAAATAGACAAAAAGATATGTACTGTAGATGTAAGCTTACAAAAATTTATTTTAAGGAGCTACTTGATATGACAGGTACAGAAACATTTACAGTTCTTTCATCTGAGGACTTAGAACAAGTTTCAGGTGGTGGCATGATTTGGTTGGTTGATGATTATTATTGGAGTTGGCCTTATGCTTACAGCATTGCAACTGATTCAAGTACAATATGTACTAGAATGACTGGTTATGGTAACGGAATTATACCTTAATGTTCTAATAATTTAAAGGGGTAAGTATGAAAAAACTAGGGCATTTGGGAGTCTATACATCACTGGTATTTCTATCGGTTTATCTACCAGAGTTGGGGATTATGCATTTAACTAAGTTTTTAGGATGGGGGATAGATGGCTATTCTATCTTTTTAACAGTTGAAGTAATAGCTCTTTTGCTATTATTTATCTACTGGCTCCAAAAGAAAGAGATGCTCTATGTTTTTGAAAAAAAGGGTTCAAAGAAGTCAAAATTCTTTTACCTTGTAGTTGGTCTAGTGGCTACTTATTTTGATCGTCAATTGGTGGATGCTTTTCAGTTACAGTTTCATCACCTAATTGATAACAAGTATATCTTTCAAGACCTTCTTTCGATTCTATACTCCAATGGTCAACCAACTTTTCTATCAACTGTTCTCAGTTTTAGTTTAACAGTAATCGTCGGACCTATATTAGAGGAACTGATTCATAGAGGGTACTTTATGAATACCTTCTTTCCCCAATCCAAGTACTATCTGGATGTTGTCCTATCTGCTCTTATCTTTGGACTTAGTCATTTAATCCTAACTCACCGAGATCCTATCAGTTTGATTATTTATAGTTTGGGCGGCCTCTTCTATGCCCTTGTCTACCGTTGGACAAAGAATCTAAAAATCACCATCCTGTGCCATAGTTTTTTCAACTTTCTCATTTATGCAAAACCTATTTGGATTTTTGTTTATAATTATGTCTATTATCATTTTTTTAGATAGTGGAAGTCAAACACTTTTTCTAATTTGATAGGAAGTTAGAGAAATCTTTTTTATCAATTTCTTGTTTTTCAATGAGTAAAGCTACCATTCAGGACGAAAAATTGACAGTTGAGGAGATAGACTATAAAATAGACAAAAAAGATTTATACTGTAGATATAAGCTTACAAAAATTAATTTTAAGGATGTGCTTGCAACGGCAGGTACAGAAACATTTACAGTTCTTTCGTCTAAAGACTTAGAGCAAGTTTCAGGCGGTCTTGCTATTTGGGAAAATGGTTGTGGTAGATGGGTTATATTATAGAAAATTTGCTCCCTATATGGGGCAAGGAGCACTTAATTCTTATAGGGATGCTTGGAAGTACGGTTTCCAAGCAGGATAATCTTTCAAAAAAGAACGATGAAAAACACAAAGAAACTAAGACAATTTGGAATATTTTTGCTTATTATTTTACTATCTACCTATTTACCGCAAATAATTGGTTTGTATGTGACGATAATTTTAGGGTTAGGCGCTGATGTCTACTCTCTTATTTTAACAATGGGATTAGTAGGAAGTTTCCTTCTATTAATTTGGTGGTTAAAAAAGAAAAAGATGCTCTTTATCTTTGAGAAAAAGAGCTGGAACTGGTCAACTATCTTTTACTTGTTTGCATGTTATGTGGTTCATCAGATTCTCGGTAATTTTTGGGCACGTTTTGCTCATTTGATTAATCATAGGAATATTCATGATGTCTATTTTGCGGTGGTACTTTCAAATGGACAACCAACTGTTCTATCTACAGTTCTTAGTTTTATCTTAACAGTCGTTATTGGTCCTATTTTGGAAGAGACGCTTGATCGTGGGTATTTTATGAACACCTTCTTTACTAAGTCAAAGTTCTATTTAGATGTCATCTTATCAGGCCTTATCTTTGGACTTAGTCATTTGATCCTATCTCACCGAGACCCAATTAGTTTATTATATTATAGTCTGATTGGTCTCTTTTTTGCCCTTGTTTATCGTTCTACCGACAATCTGAGATTAACGATTCTCTGCCATAGTTTTTTTAACTTTCTCAATTATGCAAAACCTATCTGGATTTTTGTTTACAATTATATCTATTATCATTTTTTTAGATAGTGGGAGGCAAAGAAAAAAGCGTTTGATAGCTGTCAAACACTTTTTCTTTTTACTATTCTTCTGTTACAAACTGGCTGAGCAGTCCATTGATAAAACGGGCAGATTTTTGATCTGAGAAGTCCTTTGCAAGTTCGATAGCTTCATT
This genomic interval from Streptococcus oralis subsp. tigurinus contains the following:
- a CDS encoding CPBP family intramembrane glutamic endopeptidase, translating into MKNTKKLRQFGIFLLIILLSTYLPQIIGLYVTIILGLGADVYSLILTMGLVGSFLLLIWWLKKKKMLFIFEKKSWNWSTIFYLFACYVVHQILGNFWARFAHLINHRNIHDVYFAVVLSNGQPTVLSTVLSFILTVVIGPILEETLDRGYFMNTFFTKSKFYLDVILSGLIFGLSHLILSHRDPISLLYYSLIGLFFALVYRSTDNLRLTILCHSFFNFLNYAKPIWIFVYNYIYYHFFR
- a CDS encoding CPBP family intramembrane glutamic endopeptidase; the encoded protein is MKKLGHLGVYTSLVFLSVYLPELGIMHLTKFLGWGIDGYSIFLTVEVIALLLLFIYWLQKKEMLYVFEKKGSKKSKFFYLVVGLVATYFDRQLVDAFQLQFHHLIDNKYIFQDLLSILYSNGQPTFLSTVLSFSLTVIVGPILEELIHRGYFMNTFFPQSKYYLDVVLSALIFGLSHLILTHRDPISLIIYSLGGLFYALVYRWTKNLKITILCHSFFNFLIYAKPIWIFVYNYVYYHFFR
- a CDS encoding CPBP family intramembrane glutamic endopeptidase; amino-acid sequence: MKKTIHLGICMILMFLYIYLTPLGAITLARTFGLGMDSYIIFLVGEVLLIFFLFVLWLKKKKMLFIFDKKGWCWSYLAFLVACFLIYSFLNGFRMQNIRLIDHSFIFQDLLSELYLNGRETTLSSLIFLIFNISIVPVVEETIYRGYFMNTFFPKSEFYLDVILSSFIFGLSHLVLSHRDPISLIIYSILGLLFTVVYRVTGSLRFTIVCHSFYNAIPYAPSILFYIYYLIFR
- a CDS encoding acetyl-CoA carboxylase carboxyl transferase subunit alpha; amino-acid sequence: MNIAKIVREAREQSRLTALDFANGIFDEFIELHGDRSFRDDGAVIGGIGWLGDQAVTVVGIQKGKSLHDNLKRNFGQPHPEGYRKALRLMKQAEKFGRPVVTFINTAGAYPGVGAEERGQGEAIARNLMEMSDLKVPIIAIIIGEGGSGGALALAVANRVWMLENSIYAVLSPEGFASILWKDGSRAMEAAELMKITSHELLEMGIVDKVISEAGLSSKELLGCVKNELRAELDRLQELPLDQLIEERYQRFRKY